A region from the uncultured Holophaga sp. genome encodes:
- a CDS encoding ZIP family metal transporter, protein MLSELLHSPWAAALGASLATGLGGVLVAGLSLRLPDRLLKKALPLSLSFATGALLGAVFLDLLPELTEALPHHRGFLAVLVGILLLHLVERTWMGHQDSSHAGSIQPGTRAIVMLGDGLHNLVDGLALAAAFSTSPAAGLAVTVAIFVHEVPHELANFALLLESGLSRRQALCLNALFSLPSLIGAAGGMVALGHFEHLAPYALALSAASFLYITLADLIPGHRKPVSHRRFAAQILLILLGVLLVGGVGHPA, encoded by the coding sequence ATGCTTTCTGAGCTTCTCCACTCCCCCTGGGCGGCAGCCCTCGGTGCCAGCCTGGCCACGGGACTCGGGGGGGTCCTGGTGGCGGGCCTGTCCCTCCGGCTCCCGGACCGGCTCCTGAAGAAGGCCCTGCCCCTCTCCCTCAGCTTCGCCACCGGCGCCCTCCTGGGCGCGGTCTTCCTCGACCTCCTGCCCGAGCTCACGGAGGCCCTGCCCCACCACCGGGGCTTTCTGGCCGTCCTCGTCGGCATCCTGCTCCTGCACCTGGTGGAACGGACCTGGATGGGCCACCAAGACAGCTCACATGCCGGAAGCATCCAGCCCGGCACCCGAGCCATCGTCATGCTGGGGGACGGCCTCCACAACTTGGTGGACGGTCTGGCCCTCGCAGCGGCCTTCAGCACCTCCCCGGCCGCCGGACTCGCGGTCACCGTGGCCATCTTCGTCCACGAAGTCCCCCACGAGCTGGCGAACTTCGCCCTGCTCCTGGAATCGGGCCTGTCCCGCCGCCAGGCGCTATGCCTCAATGCCCTCTTCAGCCTGCCCTCGCTCATCGGCGCGGCCGGTGGCATGGTGGCCCTGGGCCACTTCGAGCACCTGGCCCCCTATGCCCTCGCCCTGAGCGCCGCCAGCTTCCTCTACATCACCCTGGCGGACCTGATCCCGGGGCATCGGAAGCCGGTGAGCCACCGCCGCTTCGCCGCCCAGATCCTGCTCATCCTCCTGGGGGTGCTGCTGGTCGGTGGCGTGGGACACCCCGCCTGA
- a CDS encoding chorismate synthase, producing the protein MNTFGRHLRISILGESHGTCVGVLLDGLPAGFQLQEADFLADMERRRGGKAPGTTPRQEDDRPLLQTGILKGVTTGAPMLIVVENRNTKSGDYEHLKRVPRPGHADWVALQKFGGFADMRGSGHFSGRLTTGVVAAGVIAKKLLGDIRVEARLLEVGGRQDIEAAIAEAMAAEDSIGGLVECRVQGLPAGLGEPFFDSVESLIAHAVFAIPATKALEFGDGWAAARSRGSDFNDAIESVDGRTRTNHCGGINGGISNGNELVFRVSVKPTSSINAVQRTVDMTTGGLTDLSVGGRHDACIALRVPVVLEAMTALVLADLLMQAGRIPRVLGR; encoded by the coding sequence ATGAACACCTTTGGCCGCCACCTCCGCATCTCCATCCTCGGTGAGTCCCACGGGACCTGCGTGGGCGTCCTTCTGGACGGGCTTCCGGCGGGGTTCCAGTTGCAGGAGGCCGACTTCCTTGCGGACATGGAGCGACGCCGGGGTGGCAAGGCCCCGGGCACCACGCCCCGTCAGGAGGATGACCGCCCCCTGCTCCAGACCGGCATCCTGAAGGGGGTCACCACCGGGGCGCCCATGCTCATCGTGGTGGAGAACCGCAACACCAAGTCCGGGGATTACGAGCACCTCAAGCGGGTCCCCCGGCCCGGGCACGCCGATTGGGTGGCCCTTCAGAAGTTCGGGGGCTTCGCGGACATGCGGGGCAGTGGTCACTTCTCCGGGCGTCTCACCACCGGGGTGGTGGCGGCGGGGGTCATCGCCAAGAAGCTCCTGGGCGACATCAGGGTGGAGGCCCGCCTGCTAGAGGTGGGTGGACGCCAGGACATCGAGGCGGCCATCGCCGAGGCCATGGCCGCCGAGGACTCCATCGGGGGTCTGGTCGAGTGCCGGGTCCAGGGCCTGCCCGCGGGGCTCGGGGAGCCCTTCTTCGACTCCGTCGAGTCCCTCATCGCCCATGCGGTCTTTGCCATCCCGGCCACCAAGGCTCTGGAATTCGGGGACGGCTGGGCCGCGGCCCGCTCCAGGGGCAGCGACTTCAACGACGCCATCGAGTCCGTGGACGGGCGTACCCGGACCAATCACTGCGGGGGCATCAACGGCGGCATCAGCAACGGTAATGAGCTGGTCTTCCGGGTCTCGGTCAAGCCCACCTCCAGCATCAATGCTGTCCAGCGGACCGTGGACATGACGACGGGTGGGCTCACGGATCTCTCCGTGGGGGGGCGCCACGATGCCTGCATCGCCCTGCGCGTCCCGGTGGTCCTGGAGGCCATGACTGCCCTGGTGCTGGCCGACCTGCTGATGCAGGCCGGTCGGATTCCCCGGGTGCTGGGGCGCTGA
- a CDS encoding uroporphyrinogen decarboxylase family protein yields MKRNMYQWVEEILAAPERKALPVVTYPGADLTGAKITDIVSNGQVQFECIKALAEKYPSSAAITIMDLSAEAETFGSPVKFSDHEAPTVTAPIVTDQASIEALEVPKAGLMRTGAYLEAARLSAEQITDRPTFGGVIGPFSLAGRLFDVTQIMIAVRRNPEMIHTLMAKCTQYVADYINEFKKAGAHGVIMAEPTAGLLSPAMCKTFAFDYVKQIVDQVQDESFLVVLHNCGHTVKQVDAMLETGCKVFHFGNAVDMMDILPQIPGHCVAAGNIDPSNVMRMGSTEMVREKVNELLAKAAGYKTFVLSTGCDVPPGSPQANVEAFFSALADFNKAQASLAKEA; encoded by the coding sequence ATGAAGCGCAACATGTACCAGTGGGTTGAAGAGATCCTGGCCGCTCCCGAGCGGAAGGCCCTGCCCGTCGTCACCTACCCCGGCGCGGACCTCACCGGTGCCAAGATCACCGATATCGTGAGCAACGGCCAGGTGCAGTTCGAGTGCATCAAGGCCCTGGCCGAGAAATACCCCTCCTCGGCGGCCATCACCATCATGGACCTCTCCGCCGAGGCCGAGACTTTCGGCAGCCCGGTGAAGTTCTCTGACCACGAGGCCCCCACCGTCACGGCCCCCATCGTGACCGATCAGGCCAGCATCGAGGCTCTGGAGGTGCCCAAGGCGGGTCTGATGCGTACCGGTGCCTATCTGGAGGCCGCCCGCCTCTCTGCCGAACAGATCACGGACCGTCCCACCTTCGGGGGCGTCATCGGGCCCTTCTCCCTGGCCGGCCGTCTCTTCGATGTCACCCAGATCATGATCGCCGTGCGGCGCAATCCTGAGATGATCCACACCCTCATGGCCAAGTGCACCCAGTACGTGGCGGACTACATCAACGAGTTCAAGAAGGCCGGGGCCCATGGCGTGATCATGGCCGAGCCCACCGCTGGCCTGCTCTCCCCCGCCATGTGCAAGACCTTCGCCTTCGACTATGTGAAGCAGATCGTCGACCAAGTCCAGGACGAGAGCTTCCTGGTGGTGCTCCACAACTGCGGCCACACGGTCAAGCAGGTGGATGCCATGCTGGAGACCGGTTGCAAGGTCTTCCACTTCGGCAATGCCGTGGACATGATGGACATCCTCCCCCAGATTCCCGGCCATTGCGTGGCCGCTGGCAACATCGACCCCTCCAATGTCATGCGCATGGGCTCCACCGAGATGGTCCGCGAGAAGGTCAACGAGCTCCTGGCCAAGGCCGCGGGGTACAAGACCTTCGTCCTCTCCACCGGTTGCGATGTGCCTCCCGGCAGCCCCCAGGCCAACGTCGAGGCCTTTTTCAGTGCCCTGGCGGACTTCAACAAGGCCCAGGCCAGCCTGGCCAAGGAGGCCTGA
- a CDS encoding Glu/Leu/Phe/Val dehydrogenase, with the protein MDSLSYVCTNPEGPWATYLQQVDRVMPYLGSLSRYADTLRRPKRALIVDVPIEMDDGSVRHFEGFRVQHSLTRGPGKGGVRFHPAVTLEEVMALAAWMTVKNAAVNLPYGGAKGGIRVDPSTLSLRELEKITRRYTSEIGLIIGPDKDIPAPDVNTNGQIMAWMMDTYSMNVGATATGVVTGKPIELGGSLGRLKATGRGIFVVGRETARNLGIPLEGARVLLQGFGNVGGAAAELFHTHGARVLAVQDHTGTIYNPKGLDIPALLAWQEKTGGVKDFPESEPFDSEAFWELECEFLVPAALEGQVTAARAARIRAKIVLEGANGPTLPAADDILRERGISVVPDVIANAGGVTVSYFEWVQDIQSFFWGEDEINEKLDHIMVDAFGRIWATAQELKVPLRTAAFVVACTRVLSSRERRGLYP; encoded by the coding sequence GTGGATTCCCTCTCCTATGTCTGCACAAACCCGGAAGGCCCCTGGGCCACCTACCTGCAACAGGTAGACAGGGTCATGCCCTACCTGGGGTCCCTGTCCAGGTACGCCGACACCCTCCGCCGCCCGAAGCGGGCCTTGATCGTGGATGTCCCCATTGAGATGGATGACGGCTCGGTCCGCCACTTCGAGGGTTTCCGGGTCCAGCACAGCCTGACCCGCGGCCCGGGGAAGGGAGGGGTGCGCTTCCACCCGGCGGTGACCTTGGAAGAGGTCATGGCGCTGGCGGCCTGGATGACCGTCAAGAATGCGGCGGTGAACCTGCCTTATGGTGGTGCCAAAGGAGGGATCCGGGTCGATCCCTCCACACTCTCCCTGCGGGAACTGGAGAAGATCACCCGCCGCTACACCAGCGAGATCGGGCTCATCATCGGCCCCGACAAGGACATCCCGGCTCCGGATGTGAACACCAACGGCCAGATCATGGCCTGGATGATGGACACCTACTCCATGAATGTCGGTGCGACGGCCACCGGGGTGGTCACCGGCAAGCCCATCGAGCTGGGGGGCTCTTTGGGCCGGCTGAAGGCCACGGGCCGGGGCATCTTCGTGGTCGGGCGGGAGACGGCCCGGAATCTCGGGATCCCCTTGGAGGGAGCCCGGGTGCTGCTGCAGGGCTTCGGGAATGTGGGGGGGGCGGCCGCCGAGCTCTTCCACACCCATGGGGCCAGGGTCCTCGCCGTCCAGGACCACACGGGGACCATTTACAACCCCAAGGGGCTGGACATTCCGGCCCTGCTGGCCTGGCAGGAGAAGACAGGCGGGGTGAAGGATTTTCCGGAGTCAGAACCCTTCGACTCCGAGGCCTTCTGGGAGCTGGAGTGCGAGTTCCTGGTGCCGGCGGCCCTCGAGGGGCAGGTGACGGCCGCCAGGGCCGCCCGGATCCGGGCGAAGATCGTGCTGGAGGGGGCCAACGGTCCGACCCTGCCTGCCGCTGACGACATCCTCCGGGAGCGGGGGATTAGCGTCGTCCCGGATGTCATCGCCAATGCCGGGGGCGTGACCGTCTCCTACTTCGAGTGGGTCCAGGACATCCAGAGCTTCTTCTGGGGGGAGGATGAGATCAACGAGAAGCTCGATCACATCATGGTCGATGCCTTCGGGCGGATCTGGGCCACAGCCCAGGAGCTGAAGGTGCCTCTCCGGACAGCGGCTTTCGTGGTGGCCTGCACCCGGGTCCTCTCCAGCCGGGAGCGCCGGGGACTCTATCCCTGA
- the aroA gene encoding 3-phosphoshikimate 1-carboxyvinyltransferase, giving the protein MIQIQPGPVKGSLRAPASKSHAQRVLLLSALAQGTTRIQDPGDSGDVRACLNVVRALGARVEVEGTEVRVTGGGRPTGEVLDCGESGTCLRSAAAVAALFEGPLSLAGHGSLATRPMGMIVEALQQLGVQVETQGGCPPVTIRGPLKGGQAQIDGSLSSQLLTGLLLALPLAVGNSVLTVKNLKSGPYVRMTLDVLRSFGLRVEAADDLSRFVIPGGQTCTGVDVEVEGDWSGAAFPLVAGAIAGEVTLSGLLPDSSQADRVILDALAAAGAHSEWISPRTVRVLQTPLKAFDFDATDCPDLFPPLAVLACHCAGTSVFRGAERLRHKESDRATALVEELGALGGQVRVEGDLMRITGGPLHGGMVDSRNDHRIAMAGAIAALHASAPVGIQGPGCVAKSYPAFFEHLAVLQGRH; this is encoded by the coding sequence ATGATCCAGATCCAACCCGGTCCCGTGAAGGGGAGCCTGCGGGCCCCCGCCTCCAAGAGCCATGCCCAGCGGGTGCTCCTGCTCTCCGCCCTGGCCCAGGGCACCACCCGCATCCAGGACCCCGGGGACTCGGGGGATGTCCGGGCCTGCCTCAACGTGGTCCGCGCCCTGGGTGCCAGGGTCGAGGTCGAGGGCACCGAAGTGCGCGTGACGGGAGGTGGACGTCCCACCGGTGAGGTCCTCGATTGTGGAGAATCTGGCACTTGCCTGCGTTCCGCCGCCGCCGTGGCAGCCCTCTTCGAGGGACCCCTCAGCCTGGCTGGTCATGGCTCCCTGGCCACCCGCCCCATGGGGATGATCGTGGAGGCCCTCCAGCAGCTGGGCGTCCAGGTGGAGACCCAGGGGGGCTGTCCACCGGTCACCATCCGGGGGCCCCTGAAGGGTGGCCAGGCGCAGATCGATGGCAGTCTCAGCAGCCAGCTCCTGACCGGCCTCCTGCTTGCCCTGCCGCTGGCGGTGGGGAACAGTGTCCTCACGGTGAAAAACCTCAAGAGCGGCCCTTACGTCCGCATGACCCTGGATGTGCTGCGCAGCTTCGGGCTGCGGGTGGAGGCCGCCGATGACCTCTCGCGCTTCGTGATCCCGGGGGGACAGACCTGCACCGGGGTGGATGTGGAGGTGGAGGGTGACTGGTCGGGGGCGGCCTTCCCCCTGGTGGCGGGCGCCATCGCCGGGGAGGTCACCCTCTCCGGGCTGCTGCCGGACTCCAGTCAGGCAGACCGGGTGATCCTGGACGCCCTGGCCGCCGCCGGGGCGCACTCCGAGTGGATCTCCCCGCGCACGGTGCGGGTGCTCCAGACCCCCCTCAAGGCCTTTGATTTCGATGCCACCGACTGTCCTGACCTCTTCCCGCCCCTGGCGGTCCTGGCCTGCCACTGCGCGGGCACCTCGGTCTTCAGGGGGGCGGAGCGCCTCCGGCACAAGGAGAGCGATCGGGCCACGGCCCTGGTGGAGGAGTTGGGGGCCCTGGGCGGCCAGGTGAGGGTGGAGGGCGATCTCATGCGGATCACCGGCGGGCCTCTCCACGGCGGCATGGTGGACTCCCGCAACGACCACCGCATCGCCATGGCCGGCGCCATCGCCGCCCTGCACGCCAGCGCCCCCGTGGGCATCCAAGGGCCAGGATGCGTCGCAAAGTCCTATCCAGCCTTCTTCGAGCACCTTGCGGTGCTGCAGGGGAGGCACTGA
- the aroB gene encoding 3-dehydroquinate synthase, which produces MNERILKAPTGTSRILTEASLEQLPELARGRKTVVITDANVFAAQGHRLAGFDVLQVGLGEVHKTLATVEGLYDAFMERELDRSSLVIGVGGGIVCDIAGFAASTYMRGLSFGFAPTTLLAQVDAAVGGKNGVNFHRFKNMVGVIRQPEFVLIDATTLQTLPRREILCGLAEAVKSAAIADRALFEWLEQDAEKVVALEPEALSRAASGAVAVKAHVVQEDEDEKGVRMLLNFGHTLGHALEQTLEPGSITHGEGVALGMVAAARISVKRAGFPTAEAERLIALLARLGLPVAVTEEQLRTALASMRQDKKRRGSRINWILLEALGQGRVHPLELDETAPLLLGDQA; this is translated from the coding sequence ATGAACGAACGCATCCTCAAGGCCCCCACGGGCACCAGCCGAATCCTGACAGAGGCCTCCCTGGAGCAGCTCCCGGAGCTCGCCCGGGGTCGGAAGACGGTGGTCATCACCGATGCCAACGTCTTTGCCGCTCAGGGGCACCGACTGGCGGGCTTCGATGTCCTCCAGGTGGGGCTGGGCGAGGTCCACAAGACCCTGGCCACCGTGGAGGGGCTCTACGACGCCTTCATGGAGCGTGAGCTGGACCGCTCCAGCCTGGTCATCGGGGTGGGCGGGGGCATTGTCTGCGACATCGCGGGCTTTGCGGCTTCGACCTACATGCGGGGCCTGAGCTTCGGCTTTGCCCCCACCACCCTGCTGGCTCAGGTGGATGCGGCCGTGGGGGGCAAGAATGGCGTCAACTTCCACCGATTCAAGAACATGGTGGGTGTGATCCGCCAGCCGGAGTTCGTACTCATCGATGCCACGACCCTCCAAACCCTTCCTCGCCGGGAGATCCTCTGCGGGCTGGCGGAGGCGGTGAAGTCCGCGGCCATCGCCGACCGGGCCCTCTTCGAGTGGCTGGAGCAGGATGCCGAAAAGGTGGTGGCCCTGGAGCCCGAGGCCCTCTCCCGGGCCGCCTCCGGCGCGGTGGCGGTGAAGGCCCACGTGGTCCAGGAGGACGAGGATGAGAAGGGGGTCCGCATGCTCCTGAACTTCGGGCACACCCTGGGCCACGCCCTGGAGCAGACCCTGGAGCCGGGCAGCATCACCCACGGCGAGGGGGTGGCCCTGGGCATGGTGGCCGCCGCCCGCATCTCGGTGAAGCGTGCGGGGTTCCCGACCGCGGAGGCAGAGCGCCTGATCGCCCTCCTGGCTCGCCTGGGGCTGCCGGTGGCGGTGACGGAGGAGCAGCTGCGCACCGCCCTGGCCTCCATGCGCCAGGACAAGAAGCGCCGGGGCTCACGCATCAACTGGATCCTCCTGGAGGCGCTGGGGCAGGGCAGGGTCCATCCCCTGGAGCTCGACGAGACCGCCCCCCTGCTCCTGGGAGACCAAGCATGA
- a CDS encoding aminotransferase class I/II-fold pyridoxal phosphate-dependent enzyme: MPSLNARASSVGISPTMAAAAALCKHPDPVDLTVGEPDFLPPQEAREAACRVISEGRTKYGPAAGLPALRDAVSQDLARRDGVARSTENTLMTAGGKAAIHDALRCILEPGDEVLIFAPYWPTFKDQVTWCGGVPVIVQPGADLLPALEAIDAALTSRTRAVILNQPSNPTGRIWDEPRLAHLAKVARERGLWVILDQVYGTVTYDGPERPFLAQAPDLADRCVVVESFSKRFAMTGYRLGSATAPAPLIKAMVALASSTVTHPSIIAQHAALAALALDGSWQRETVESLRDRRDKAHAALSGIPGLQAHLPQGALYLFPRVADWMAAHGVEQDSDLVARLRDEAGVKTLSGAAFGAPGHLRLSIAAPAAELERGLERLKTFFR; this comes from the coding sequence ATGCCTTCCCTCAACGCCCGTGCCTCCTCGGTGGGGATTTCGCCCACCATGGCGGCGGCGGCGGCGCTCTGCAAGCATCCCGATCCCGTGGATCTCACGGTGGGGGAGCCTGACTTCCTGCCGCCCCAGGAGGCCCGGGAGGCGGCTTGCCGCGTGATCTCCGAGGGGCGCACCAAGTACGGCCCGGCGGCGGGATTGCCTGCGCTGCGGGATGCGGTGAGCCAGGATCTGGCCCGGCGGGATGGTGTGGCCCGCTCGACAGAGAACACCCTCATGACCGCCGGGGGCAAGGCGGCCATCCATGATGCCCTCCGCTGCATCCTGGAGCCCGGGGACGAGGTGCTGATCTTCGCCCCCTACTGGCCCACCTTCAAGGATCAGGTGACCTGGTGTGGAGGGGTGCCGGTCATCGTCCAGCCGGGGGCTGACCTTCTGCCTGCCCTCGAGGCCATCGATGCGGCCCTGACGAGCCGCACCCGGGCCGTCATCCTCAACCAACCCTCCAATCCCACGGGCCGCATCTGGGATGAGCCCCGCCTCGCCCACCTGGCCAAGGTGGCCCGGGAGCGGGGGCTCTGGGTGATCCTTGACCAGGTCTATGGGACGGTCACCTATGATGGCCCCGAGCGACCCTTTCTAGCCCAGGCCCCTGATCTTGCGGACCGCTGTGTGGTGGTGGAGAGCTTCTCCAAGCGCTTCGCCATGACCGGCTACCGCCTGGGTTCCGCCACGGCTCCGGCCCCCCTCATCAAGGCCATGGTGGCCCTGGCCTCCAGCACTGTGACCCACCCCTCCATCATCGCCCAGCACGCCGCTCTGGCGGCCCTGGCTCTGGATGGCTCCTGGCAGCGGGAGACTGTTGAGAGCCTGAGGGACCGTCGGGACAAGGCGCATGCGGCTCTTTCCGGGATTCCCGGGCTCCAGGCCCACCTGCCCCAGGGAGCTCTCTACCTCTTCCCCCGGGTGGCGGACTGGATGGCCGCCCATGGCGTGGAGCAGGACAGCGATCTGGTGGCCCGCCTCCGGGACGAGGCCGGGGTGAAGACCCTCAGCGGCGCCGCCTTCGGCGCCCCCGGGCACCTGCGGCTCTCCATCGCCGCCCCCGCCGCCGAGCTGGAGCGGGGCCTGGAACGCCTGAAGACCTTCTTCCGCTGA